Proteins from a single region of Mytilus trossulus isolate FHL-02 chromosome 2, PNRI_Mtr1.1.1.hap1, whole genome shotgun sequence:
- the LOC134704909 gene encoding uncharacterized protein LOC134704909, protein MRITVTSVFLLFLCIFGIKSQSWRKSQRNNEWNSNSISNCPLQTHRNPESYWHVDNFGRRYLRRCPHGQAFFAHKCSCDHTPPPCDLRASDKSPRHYEQYSNGYWIEMMCADGTAFNSNTCLCSTFI, encoded by the exons ATGCGGATAACCGTAACTtcggtgtttttgttatttttgtgtatttttggtATTAAATCACAATCATGGAGGAAAAGTCAAAGAAACAATGAATGGAATTCTAATTCCATATCCA ATTGTCCACTACAAACACACAGAAATCCAGAGAGTTATTGGCATGTTGACAACTTTGGTAGACGCTATCTACGACGTTGTCCTCATGGACAAGCATTCTTCGCACATAAGTGTTCATGTGACCATACTCCACCAC CCTGTGACCTCAGAGCTTCAGACAAGAGTCCTAGACACTATGAACAATATAGCAATGGTTATTGGATTGAAATGATGTGCGCTGATGGAACCGCTTTTAACTCAAACACATGTTTATGTTCAACTTTTATCTAA